One genomic segment of Bradyrhizobium prioriisuperbiae includes these proteins:
- a CDS encoding NIPSNAP family protein has product MTYNVTILTLRPGTQGPALKEIKAHVTGDKPALSGELLACWYSDIGALNRVLVLHRAASAEQALADRERLVLAEDPFGLKDAITQLQADTFHLLPFLTGIDTGTKGPMFEVRTYETRAGGMGPTVELWRKALPERMKLSPLLAGLYSVSGVAARFMHIWPYENLEARSRLRAKAVADGIWPPQGGPAHLQVMQSDIYLPAEFSPLR; this is encoded by the coding sequence GCCCGGCACCCAGGGCCCGGCGCTCAAGGAGATCAAGGCGCATGTGACGGGCGACAAGCCTGCGCTGTCAGGTGAACTGCTTGCCTGCTGGTATTCCGACATCGGCGCGCTGAACCGGGTTCTTGTGCTGCACCGCGCCGCGAGCGCCGAGCAGGCGCTGGCCGATCGCGAACGCCTGGTGCTGGCGGAGGATCCGTTCGGCCTGAAGGATGCGATCACGCAGCTGCAAGCCGACACCTTTCATCTGCTGCCGTTCCTCACAGGCATCGACACCGGCACGAAGGGGCCGATGTTCGAGGTGCGAACCTATGAGACCAGGGCCGGCGGCATGGGGCCGACGGTCGAGCTCTGGCGCAAGGCGCTGCCGGAGCGGATGAAACTGTCGCCGTTGCTCGCGGGGCTCTACAGCGTCAGCGGCGTCGCCGCGCGCTTCATGCACATCTGGCCCTACGAGAACCTCGAGGCCCGCTCACGGTTGCGCGCCAAGGCCGTCGCCGACGGCATCTGGCCGCCGCAGGGAGGTCCGGCGCATCTGCAGGTGATGCAGTCGGATATCTATCTGCCGGCGGAATTCTCGCCGTTGCGGTGA